The Onthophagus taurus isolate NC chromosome 2, IU_Otau_3.0, whole genome shotgun sequence genome includes a window with the following:
- the LOC111428779 gene encoding uncharacterized PE-PGRS family protein PE_PGRS54-like, producing MNKTFIIVVILLFKIQNGIDSKKIARSSKKVIGNTSIYNASKSGNIEIDNAGKLGFNFGSQHNDDDYDDYDYDYEKKRPGSYKKGSKGGSNSLNQGGGNKKMNKKPGFGGGAGGGAGFGGKPGKGYGGGAGGGAGGGTGGGFGGKPGKGFGGGAGGGAGGGFGGRPGKGSGGGGGGVAGGGFGGKPGKGSGGGGGGVGVGGGGGGAEGGFGGKPGKGSGGGGGAGAGGGFGFGGRPGKGNGGGSFETDGKVYQGGSSGNRGKYGEDYGKDGDSEYVGKPGKGSGTGGRPGKGLGGGGGGAGGASFGINQGGEGSFGNKGGYEEDYEDYDEGQFGGPGKGLGGGGAGGGGGFGGRPGKGSGGGGGRPGKGSGGAGGFGGRPGKGSGGGGGDGGGGGMGGGGGLGGKPGKGSAGGGGGGAGDGGGFGGRPGKESGEGAGGGGGGAFGGTPGKGIGGEYEGDYNNYGEGIGEGEGREFGGGPGKGIGGSAGGGAGGGAGGGAGGGVGGGPGKGIGGSAGGGAGGGAGGGGGKFGGRPGKGFGGGAGGEFGGRPGKGLGGGAGGGGEFGGRPGKGFGGGAEEGGGEFGGRPGKGFGGGAEEGGGEFGGRPGKGFGGGVGGVFGGRPGKGFGGGAEGGGGEFGGRPGKGFGGGAGGGNEEDYDDNGENTDDDDNYEIENLNELINQNTKLLGPDNKREPKTSGIIGRKQIIIVEPDENYGKYGSHGGGTNGGYGFIGEGGSQTSEGEDETKQIVIPEEDDNEYGATGGGIIGGGSKNGKGNGGFGNEDEDYENNEDSEDGHGFSSNKFYSETYENESNNNKKNNKDKVPNYAMEYGYGYDDDGDIIMDGKGGNIAIGGAIAMGLGLGNGLSGGLNGGLNGGPGGGLGGGLGGGFGGEYSGGFSGGFSGGFDGGFGGGFNGGLGGGFDGGYGGIYVDKFVIGNDGYGYGKHKGGGGNGRLENNGIQGTKKQQSGGSHKGSGFKTGSSKGGGLENNGGGFLVGGSVVTDTQGGGFKTGSSKGSGLENNGGGFMAGGSIGSGTQGGGMKGGGMKGGGIKGGDIKGGSIKGGGTKGGGMKGGGIKGGDIKGGSIKGGGTKGGGMKGGGIKGGGIKGGSIKGGNYGLVGSETTYGHNIHHSESEHMHHKNHGSYGVHGLHEPHYLHHTNIHQVG from the exons ATGAATAAAACCTTTATTATAGTTGtgatacttttatttaaaattcaa aaTGGAATAGATTCTAAAAAAATCGCAAGGTCATCGAAAAAGGTAATAGGAAATACTAGTATATATAATGCTTCTAAATCAGGAAACATCGAGATCGATAATGCTGGAAAATTGGGATTTAATTTTGGTAGCCAACATAATGATGATGATTATGATGATTACGATTACGATTACGAAAAAAAACGACCTGGTAGTTATAAAAAAGGATCAAAAGGTGGCAGTAACAGCTTAAATCAAGGTGGTGGAAAtaagaaaatgaataaaaaaccaGGATTTGGAGGAGGAGCCGGAGGTGGTGCTGGTTTTGGGGGGAAACCTGGAAAAGGATATGGAGGCGGAGCTGGGGGTGGAGCTGGCGGTGGAACTGGAGGTGGATTTGGGGGAAAACCTGGAAAAGGATTTGGTGGTGGGGCTGGCGGTGGAGCTGGAGGTGGATTTGGAGGAAGACCTGGAAAAGGAAGTGGAGGTGGGGGAGGAGGTGTAGCAGGAGGTGGATTTGGCGGAAAACCTGGAAAAGGAAGTGGTGGTGGGGGAGGAGGTGTGGGAGTAGGTGGAGGAGGAGGTGGAGCAGAAGGTGGATTTGGGGGCAAACCCGGAAAAGGAAGTGGAGGTGGAGGCGGAGCAGGTGCCGGAGGTGGATTTGGATTTGGGGGAAGACCTGGAAAAGGAAACGGAGGTGGAAGTTTTGAAACAGATGGTAAAGTATATCAAGGAGGATCATCCGGGAATAGAg GAAAATACGGAGAAGATTATGGCAAAGATGGAGATAGTGAATATGTAGGAAAACCTGGTAAAGGAAGTGGAACTGGAGGAAGACCAGGGAAAGGGCTAGGAGGTGGTGGAGGTGGAGCAGGTGGTGCAAGTTTTGGAATAAATCAAGGAGGAGAAGGATCATTTGGAAATAaag GAGGATACGAAGAAGATTACGAAGATTATGATGAAGGACAATTTGGAGGACCTGGAAAAGGGCTTGGAGGAGGTGGCGCGGGAGGTGGAGGAGGATTTGGAGGTAGGCCAGGTAAAGGATCTGGAGGTGGTGGAGGTAGACCTGGCAAAGGATCTGGAGGTGCTGGAGGATTTGGAGGTAGGCCTGGTAAAGGATCTGGAGGTGGTGGAGGTGACGGTGGGGGAGGTGGTATGGGAGGTGGAGGAGGATTAGGAGGTAAGCCTGGTAAAGGATCTGCAGGTGGTGGAGGTGGCGGTGCGGGAGATGGAGGAGGGTTTGGAGGTAGGCCTGGTAAAGAATCTGGAGAAGGTGCTGGAGGTGGCGGCGGAGGTGCATTTGGAGGAACACCTGGAAAAGGAATTGGAG GAGAATACGAAGGTGACTACAATAATTACGGAGAAGGAATTGGAGAGGGAGAAGGACGAGAATTTGGAGGGGGACCAGGAAAAGGAATTGGAGGTAGTGCTGGAGGTGGTGCCGGAGGAGGTGCCGGAGGAGGTGCCGGAGGAGGTGTTGGAGGGGGACCTGGAAAAGGAATTGGAGGTAGTGCTGGAGGTGGTGCCGGAGGAGGTGCTGGAGGAGGGGGAGGAAAATTTGGAGGAAGACCTGGAAAAGGATTTGGAGGTGGTGCTGGAGGAGAATTTGGAGGAAGACCTGGAAAAGGACTTGGAGGTGGTGCAGGAGGGGGAGGAGAATTTGGAGGAAGACCTGGAAAAGGATTTGGAGGTGGTGCAGAAGAAGGGGGAGGAGAATTTGGAGGACGACCTGGAAAAGGATTTGGAGGTGGTGCAGAAGAAGGGGGAGGAGAATTTGGAGGAAGACCTGGAAAAGGATTTGGAGGTGGTGTTGGAGGAGTATTTGGAGGAAGACCTGGAAAAGGATTTGGAGGTGGTGCAGAAGGAGGAGGAGGAGAATTTGGAGGAAGACCTGGAAAAGGATTTGGAGGTGGTGCTGGAG gAGGAAACGAAGAAGATTATGATGATAACGGAGAGAATACTGATGATGATGACAattatgaaattgaaaatttgaacgaattaataaatcaaaacacAAAACTTTTGGGTCCAGATAACAAACGAGAACCTAAAACCAGTGGAATAATAGGCAGGAAGCAAATTATAATAGTAGAACCTGATGAAAATTACGGTAAATATGGTTCACATGGTGGAGGAACTAATGGAGGTTACGGATTTATTGGTGAAGGTGGTTCTCAGACGAGTGAAGGAGAAGatgaaacaaaacaaataGTAATACCTGAAGAAGATGATAATGAATATGGTGCAACAGGTGGTGGAATAATAGGAGGTGGTTCAAAGAATGGAAAAGGTAATGGAGGATTTGGAAATGAAGATGAAGattatgaaaataatgaagatTCTGAAGATGGACATGGATTCAGTAGTAATAAATTCTACAGTGAAACTTACGAAAAtgaatcaaataataataagaaaaacaaTAAGGATAAAGTGCCAAATTATGCCATGGAGTATGGATATGGATATGATGACGATGGAGATATTATAATGGATGGAAAAGGTGGTAATATTGCAATTGGTGGTGCAATTGCAATGGGTCTTGGACTTGGTAATGGATTAAGTGGTGGACTTAATGGTGGGCTTAATGGTGGACCTGGTGGTGGACTTGGTGGTGGACTTGGTGGTGGATTTGGTGGTGAATATAGTGGTGGTTTTAGTGGTGGATTTAGTGGTGGGTTTGATGGTGGATTTGGTGGTGGGTTTAATGGTGGATTGGGTGGTGGGTTTGATGGTGGATATGGTGGTATATACGTTGACAAATTTGTAATTGGCAATGATGGATATGGTTATGGAAAACATAAAGGTGGCGGAGGAAATGGTCGACTTGAAAATAATGGTATACAGGGCACTAAAAAACAGCAAAGTGGCGGAAGTCATAAAGGTAGTGGCTTCAAAACCGGCAGCTCTAAAGGCGGTGGCCTTGAAAATAATGGTGGTGGTTTTCTGGTAGGAGGCAGTGTAGTTACTGACACTCAAGGTGGTGGCTTTAAAACCGGTAGCTCTAAAGGCAGTGGCCTTGAAAATAATGGTGGTGGTTTTATGGCAGGAGGCAGTATAGGTAGTGGCACTCAAGGTGGTGGCATGAAAGGTGGTGGTATGAAAGGTGGTGGCATTAAAGGCGGTGACATTAAAGGTGGTAGCATTAAAGGGGGCGGCACTAAAGGCGGTGGCATGAAAGGTGGCGGCATTAAAGGCGGTGACATTAAAGGTGGTAGCATTAAAGGGGGTGGCACTAAAGGCGGTGGCATGAAAGGCGGTGGCATTAAAGGCGGTGGAATTAAAGGCGGTAGCATTAAAGGTGGCAATTACGGTCTTGTAGGATCTGAAACAACGTATGGTCATAACATACATCATTCTGAAAGTGAACATATGCACCACAAGAACCATGGGTCTTACGGAGTTCACGGACTTCACGAGCCGCATTACTTACATCATACCAATATACATCAAGTAGgttaa
- the LOC139429035 gene encoding heterogeneous nuclear ribonucleoprotein A2 homolog 1-like, protein MRNRKIKIAAIVLIFAYFTSGASRRNKSSRRGGNDTRIGDLDIYNASQTGNIRINNTGQLDIDLDDDGGMSISGRPSRGGRFKGGGGRYKGGGSRFKGGGGGRFKGGGGRYRPGKKTGNRPGWVKRPGAGHRQRPGGKFDGYEDNEEYSMNEEESYNENNNENNEIDYDYNNVEGNGGGNDVKTNYYGMDVMQE, encoded by the exons ATGCGTAACCGAAAGATAAAAATAGCGgcaattgtattaatttttgcatACTTTACGTCA ggAGCTTCGAGAAGAAATAAGTCATCACGACGTGGTGGTAATGATACTCGAATTGGTGATCTCGATATTTACAATGCCTCCCAAACCGGAAATATACGCATTAATAACACTGGACAATTAGATATAGACTTAGATGATGATGGAGGCATGTCTATCTCAGGTCGACCAAGTCGTGGAGGTCGATTTAAGGGTGGAGGAGGCCGATATAAGGGTGGAGGAAGTCGTTTTAAAGGGGGAGGAGGAGGTCGTTTCAAAGGAGGAGGAGGTCGTTATCGACCTGGGAAAAAAACAGGAAATAGACCAGGATGGGTGAAAAGGCCTGGAGCTGGGCATAGACAGAGACCTGGAGGAAAGTTTGATGGTTATGAAGATAATGAGGAATATTCCATGAATGAGGAAGAATCTTATAATGAAAACAACAATGAAAACAATGAAATTGACTATGATTATAATAATGTTGAGGGCAATGGTGGTGGTAATGATGTCAAGACGAATTATTATGGTATGGACGTTATGCAGGAGTAG